One window of Chamaesiphon minutus PCC 6605 genomic DNA carries:
- a CDS encoding ATP-grasp domain-containing protein — protein MNILLTSVGRRVELLKAFRQSMYRSNIPGKIVTADLKKTAPASFLADVAELVPRIDAPDYIERVLEICNLHQIDLLIPLIDTELHLLSLHKQKFNERGTRLLISSAKANEICYSKKQTGSFFKQAGVKTPKIYELGEVTDRDFPLIVKPDTGSSSVGVYYVKNRSELNFFTNYVQDAIIQEAIVGEEYTIDVLLDFNGNVISIVPRLRIETRAGEISKGITIKNPRLIAAAKKVVEALPGAIGCITVQCFLQPDGEIVFIEINPRFGGGYPLSYRAGADFPSWLMQLCVGDNPKVGIDEWEDGLAMLRYDDAIFVKGSQIAS, from the coding sequence ATGAATATTTTACTGACAAGTGTAGGCCGCAGAGTTGAGCTACTAAAAGCATTTCGCCAGTCGATGTACAGATCGAACATTCCAGGCAAAATCGTCACTGCCGATCTCAAAAAGACAGCTCCAGCCTCATTTTTGGCAGATGTAGCAGAGCTAGTACCGCGTATAGATGCGCCGGATTATATCGAACGGGTGCTCGAAATATGTAATTTACATCAGATCGATCTGTTGATCCCATTAATTGACACCGAATTACATTTGCTATCGCTTCACAAGCAAAAATTTAACGAACGGGGAACCCGATTGTTGATTTCATCGGCAAAGGCCAACGAGATTTGTTATAGCAAGAAGCAAACAGGGAGCTTTTTCAAACAAGCAGGGGTGAAAACACCTAAAATCTACGAACTCGGCGAAGTAACCGATCGAGATTTTCCTTTGATAGTCAAGCCAGATACTGGCAGTTCTAGCGTCGGAGTGTATTATGTAAAGAATCGCTCGGAGCTAAACTTTTTCACTAACTATGTCCAGGATGCGATAATTCAAGAAGCAATTGTCGGTGAAGAATATACAATTGATGTATTACTTGACTTCAACGGCAATGTCATTTCGATCGTCCCGCGCCTGAGAATCGAAACTAGAGCGGGAGAAATTAGTAAGGGCATCACTATCAAAAATCCGCGTTTGATTGCCGCCGCCAAAAAAGTGGTTGAAGCTTTACCAGGTGCGATCGGTTGTATTACAGTCCAGTGCTTTTTGCAGCCAGATGGCGAGATCGTATTTATCGAAATCAACCCTCGGTTTGGCGGCGGTTATCCCTTGTCTTATCGAGCTGGTGCAGACTTTCCCAGTTGGTTGATGCAGCTATGCGTGGGCGATAATCCCAAAGTCGGTATCGATGAGTGGGAAGACGGCTTAGCGATGTTACGCTATGATGACGCGATCTTTGTCAAAGGTAGTCAGATTGCCTCGTAA
- a CDS encoding TerB family tellurite resistance protein — MHAESQGRLLMKILIGVAWLDGKIQPEERQYLSKVAHDRHLDLEPEIESLLTGASKVTPAECEQWIGEYLGDRSIYDDDALIEAISGLIYSDGDVAVAEANLLTNIQSTPSSAPDTTQPLTAKIQQLYHNWVQKLR; from the coding sequence ATGCACGCAGAATCTCAGGGACGACTGTTGATGAAGATCCTCATCGGTGTGGCTTGGCTCGATGGGAAAATCCAACCGGAAGAACGTCAATATCTCTCGAAAGTCGCCCACGATCGTCATTTAGATCTAGAGCCTGAGATCGAATCATTATTGACGGGAGCAAGCAAAGTTACCCCCGCAGAATGCGAGCAGTGGATTGGCGAGTATCTGGGAGATCGATCGATTTATGATGATGATGCTCTAATTGAGGCAATTAGCGGTTTAATTTATAGCGACGGCGATGTGGCTGTAGCCGAAGCCAATCTATTAACCAACATTCAATCGACACCATCTTCAGCACCAGACACAACACAACCATTAACTGCCAAAATTCAGCAGCTCTATCACAACTGGGTGCAGAAACTTCGTTAG
- a CDS encoding glycosyltransferase, whose amino-acid sequence MIDRITPDFDAFTLPDVVVQDYLSRAKAFVYAACEDFGIVLVEAQACGTPTIAYGVGGAAETVLDIRSYPERGTGILFSAQTTTALITAISTFETYRQQFQAERIRTHAEGFATSVFRSRYLRLVDRATQQWQSRAKLKHGEI is encoded by the coding sequence TTGATCGATCGAATTACACCCGATTTTGATGCGTTCACCCTGCCCGACGTTGTCGTCCAAGACTATTTATCTCGCGCCAAAGCATTTGTCTATGCAGCTTGCGAAGATTTTGGTATCGTATTGGTAGAAGCACAGGCTTGTGGTACGCCAACGATCGCGTATGGAGTTGGTGGAGCGGCTGAAACTGTCTTGGACATCCGCTCTTATCCAGAGCGGGGTACTGGCATTCTCTTTTCCGCTCAAACTACCACAGCCCTGATCACCGCGATCTCCACATTTGAAACTTATCGCCAACAGTTTCAAGCCGAGCGAATTCGGACTCATGCTGAAGGCTTCGCTACTTCGGTATTTCGCTCGCGATATCTGCGCTTAGTCGATCGAGCCACTCAGCAGTGGCAATCGAGGGCTAAACTCAAACATGGTGAAATCTAA
- a CDS encoding SirB1 family protein — MNNPLEQFSVEIDRSDRDINLTKAALYISQIEYPDLDIDRYLNILDEMAAEVAKKLPATHYPLKVIQTINHYLYTELNFHGNEIDYYNPANSLLSDVIDRRTGIPITLAVVYLEIAKRIDFPMVGIGMPGHFLIRPNFKDAGIFVDAFSAGEVLFAEDCRQKLIHIYQQDIPFLPPELLQPVTNRQILLRILNNLQANYLNQVDFDRAYVIKQWIEIVGLQS, encoded by the coding sequence ATGAATAATCCACTAGAGCAGTTCTCAGTTGAAATAGATCGATCCGATCGAGACATCAACCTCACCAAGGCTGCATTATATATTTCTCAAATCGAATATCCCGACTTAGATATCGATCGATATCTAAATATTCTCGACGAAATGGCTGCGGAAGTAGCTAAAAAATTGCCAGCAACTCATTATCCGCTCAAAGTAATTCAGACCATCAACCACTATTTATATACAGAACTTAACTTTCATGGTAACGAAATTGACTATTACAACCCAGCTAATAGTTTGCTCAGTGACGTAATCGATCGCCGGACGGGAATTCCAATTACTTTGGCTGTTGTTTACTTAGAAATTGCTAAAAGAATTGATTTTCCAATGGTAGGAATTGGAATGCCGGGGCATTTTCTGATTCGGCCTAATTTCAAAGATGCGGGTATATTTGTCGATGCTTTTAGTGCTGGAGAAGTCTTATTTGCTGAAGACTGTAGGCAAAAGCTAATCCACATCTACCAACAAGATATTCCCTTTTTACCGCCCGAACTATTGCAACCTGTTACCAATCGCCAAATCTTACTGCGAATCTTAAATAACCTCCAGGCAAACTATCTCAATCAAGTCGATTTCGATCGTGCCTACGTCATCAAACAATGGATCGAGATCGTCGGCTTACAATCATAA
- the dprA gene encoding DNA-processing protein DprA: protein MSRERIYWLAWSLVAGVGPILLERIRQQFGNLETAWRVDADALLALDGVGEQSVNKIVAARDRIDPDQLFTKHAIANPHWWTRIDPDYPRLLGEIPSAPSVLYYRGQVSLAENRGEVPTVGIVGTRDPSDYGKRWARKISALLASKGFTIVSGLAQGIDTEAHTACLEAGGRTIAVVGTGLDIVYPSRNQALAAQIEREGLIVSEYTANTPPDRGHFPARNRIIAGLSRVTIVIEAPTRSGALITAHQANDFGRDVYVLPGSIDNPKAIGCLELLSRGAQPILGLDPLLELLATIPQLGTTEQLQLSFDRPSATGSHDTTATSAAPNVPGDLQPVWSHVSSDPTNFDEIVLKSQLPVASVSSMLIQLELLGLVTQLPGMRYQR, encoded by the coding sequence ATGTCACGAGAACGTATTTATTGGTTGGCTTGGTCGCTAGTTGCTGGAGTCGGGCCAATTTTATTAGAGCGAATTCGCCAGCAGTTTGGCAATCTAGAAACTGCTTGGCGTGTTGATGCCGATGCCTTGCTCGCACTCGATGGCGTGGGCGAACAATCAGTGAATAAGATCGTTGCAGCACGCGATCGCATCGATCCCGACCAGTTATTCACCAAACATGCGATCGCCAATCCCCATTGGTGGACGCGAATCGATCCCGATTATCCGCGTTTACTGGGCGAAATTCCATCCGCACCGAGTGTTTTATACTATCGGGGGCAAGTATCGCTAGCAGAAAATCGCGGTGAAGTACCGACTGTCGGCATCGTTGGTACTCGCGATCCGTCCGATTATGGCAAACGCTGGGCGCGAAAAATTAGCGCGCTGCTAGCGAGTAAAGGATTTACGATCGTCTCTGGATTGGCACAGGGCATCGATACCGAAGCACATACTGCCTGTTTGGAAGCTGGCGGACGGACGATTGCCGTCGTCGGCACTGGACTCGATATCGTCTACCCGTCGCGCAACCAAGCTCTCGCCGCCCAAATCGAACGCGAGGGTTTAATTGTCAGCGAGTATACCGCCAATACACCACCCGATCGCGGTCATTTTCCCGCCCGCAATCGGATTATTGCCGGATTGAGTCGCGTGACGATCGTGATTGAGGCTCCAACGCGATCTGGGGCCTTAATTACCGCCCACCAAGCCAATGATTTCGGACGCGATGTCTACGTCCTTCCTGGCTCGATCGACAACCCAAAGGCCATTGGGTGCCTGGAGCTACTCAGTCGCGGCGCACAGCCCATTCTCGGCCTCGATCCGTTGCTAGAATTACTTGCGACCATCCCTCAGCTCGGCACCACCGAACAACTCCAATTATCTTTCGATCGTCCGAGCGCGACAGGTTCGCACGATACTACTGCAACTTCCGCCGCACCGAATGTACCAGGAGATCTCCAGCCAGTTTGGTCGCATGTTAGTAGCGACCCGACTAATTTTGATGAGATTGTCTTGAAGTCACAACTGCCTGTTGCGAGTGTTTCGAGTATGCTTATTCAGCTAGAGTTACTCGGTTTAGTTACACAATTACCAGGAATGAGATATCAACGCTAA
- a CDS encoding HAD family hydrolase: protein MTKLQAIIFDLDDTLYSERDYVLSGFQAVADWAAINLGIEAVKGYATLANLYFEGVRNNTFDRWLTLHAIDRSDLVPTLLDVYRQHIPKIEPFPEIVEILKTLAGSYQIGLVSDGYLAVQQRKWTALGLDAFFDAVVFSDSLGRENWKPSTAPFKLVLEQLNILPEFSVYIGDNPRKDFLGARQLGMQTIWFKRAMAEYGTLEPPGANYHPHLIAESLLQVLSSIDRLNL from the coding sequence ATGACTAAGCTCCAAGCCATCATCTTCGATCTCGATGACACGCTATATTCAGAACGAGATTATGTCTTGAGTGGTTTTCAGGCAGTAGCTGATTGGGCGGCGATAAATTTAGGAATTGAAGCAGTCAAGGGATATGCGACGCTAGCCAATTTATATTTTGAAGGAGTTAGGAATAATACTTTCGATCGTTGGCTGACGCTGCACGCAATAGATCGATCGGATCTCGTTCCCACTTTACTCGATGTCTATCGCCAACACATCCCCAAGATCGAACCGTTTCCAGAGATCGTCGAAATATTGAAAACGTTGGCTGGTTCTTATCAAATTGGCTTAGTCAGCGATGGTTATTTAGCCGTACAACAACGCAAATGGACGGCGTTGGGGTTGGATGCTTTTTTTGATGCGGTGGTATTCTCCGATAGTCTGGGGCGAGAAAATTGGAAACCGAGCACGGCTCCCTTTAAATTAGTCTTGGAGCAGCTTAATATATTACCCGAATTTAGCGTCTATATCGGCGACAATCCCCGCAAAGATTTTTTGGGCGCGCGTCAACTCGGAATGCAGACAATTTGGTTCAAACGAGCTATGGCTGAATATGGAACTCTCGAACCACCAGGAGCCAATTATCATCCACATCTGATAGCTGAGTCATTATTACAGGTGTTATCATCGATCGATCGACTCAATTTGTAA
- a CDS encoding ISAs1 family transposase: MKLKPKHSIAEHFDDIEDIRIERGKKHKLIDIITISICAVVCGADGWIDIEMYGIARKKWLEKFLELPNGIPSHDTFARVFSQINPDEFNKSFLSWIKGISKITAGEIIAFDGKQSRNSGDEKNGQGVINTVSAWAASNRLVLGQKKVEGKSNEITALPELIQILDLAGCIVTIDAMGCQREIVKKIVEKDADYVIAVKKNQPTLYKQVKQLFKQAIETQGKDLNLSSFNSREMNRGREEIRNYLMITDVAEQIDPLQKWKKLTSIGMVESVRVVGGKTSVETRYFISSLESDAQKLAEGIRSHWSIENSLHWVLDVAFKEDDSRIRKDNAPANFAILRHIAVNIISENKSRKLSVRSKRFLATLDEEYSTELLEAIL, from the coding sequence ATGAAGCTGAAGCCTAAGCATAGTATCGCAGAACACTTTGACGACATAGAAGACATTAGGATTGAACGTGGAAAAAAACATAAACTAATCGACATCATCACGATCTCCATTTGTGCTGTAGTATGTGGGGCGGACGGATGGATAGATATAGAAATGTATGGTATAGCCAGAAAAAAATGGTTAGAAAAGTTCCTAGAACTACCGAATGGAATCCCATCTCATGATACATTTGCTAGAGTATTTTCACAAATTAATCCTGATGAATTTAATAAATCATTCCTGAGTTGGATTAAAGGAATAAGTAAAATAACCGCAGGAGAAATAATTGCCTTTGATGGAAAACAATCTCGAAACTCAGGAGATGAAAAGAATGGTCAAGGTGTAATTAATACAGTCAGTGCCTGGGCTGCAAGTAATAGATTAGTATTAGGTCAAAAGAAAGTAGAAGGAAAATCTAATGAAATCACAGCACTTCCCGAACTGATTCAAATCTTGGATTTAGCAGGATGTATCGTTACCATCGACGCAATGGGATGTCAAAGAGAAATAGTCAAAAAAATCGTCGAAAAAGATGCAGATTATGTAATTGCTGTAAAAAAGAATCAACCGACCTTGTACAAACAAGTAAAGCAGCTATTTAAACAAGCAATTGAAACTCAGGGAAAAGACCTCAACCTGAGTAGCTTCAACAGTAGAGAGATGAATAGAGGTAGAGAAGAAATTCGTAATTATTTAATGATAACAGATGTTGCGGAGCAAATAGATCCACTGCAAAAATGGAAAAAGTTAACTAGTATTGGCATGGTAGAATCAGTTCGAGTTGTCGGCGGAAAGACGAGTGTAGAAACTCGTTATTTTATCAGTAGTCTAGAGAGCGATGCTCAAAAATTAGCAGAGGGAATTAGAAGTCATTGGTCGATAGAAAATTCTCTTCACTGGGTGCTTGATGTTGCTTTTAAAGAAGATGATAGTCGAATTAGGAAAGATAATGCTCCAGCTAATTTTGCGATTTTACGACATATAGCAGTTAACATAATTAGTGAAAATAAAAGTCGAAAGTTAAGTGTTAGAAGTAAGAGATTCTTGGCGACACTTGACGAAGAATATTCAACTGAACTTTTAGAAGCTATTTTGTAA
- a CDS encoding ABC transporter permease produces MNSALSSRNILSQVRDIFFSETCQYILKRSLQAILTLFLASILCFAIIQLSPGNFLDTLKQNPKITPQRIEELTQQFGLSDKKDFPTLVGQYVRWLTRSMRGDLGLSMLYFQPVTVLIGQRIRATLELAIASIILTWAIAIPLGIIGAVNQNKFIDKFLRVLSYTAQGFPSFVTALSLLIVAQICSPLLPVGGRTSINHQELSAIGQLFDILWHMILPTIALTITGFAGLQRITRGELLDVLRQDYIQTARAKGLSENRVIYVHALRNAINPLVTLLGFEFASLLSGAFIAEFFFNWPGLGKLILAAVTAKDLYLVMGSLMIGAIMLIIGNLFADLLLKFVDPRIRLADLK; encoded by the coding sequence ATGAACAGCGCATTATCCAGCCGCAATATCTTATCGCAAGTGCGAGATATTTTCTTTAGCGAAACTTGTCAATATATTCTCAAACGCTCGCTTCAAGCAATCCTAACTCTGTTTCTGGCTTCAATTTTATGCTTTGCCATCATTCAGTTATCGCCTGGTAATTTCCTCGATACCCTCAAACAAAACCCAAAAATCACACCCCAACGGATTGAAGAGCTGACACAACAGTTTGGATTGAGCGATAAAAAAGATTTTCCAACTTTAGTCGGTCAATATGTGAGATGGTTGACCCGATCGATGCGGGGAGATTTAGGATTGAGTATGCTGTACTTTCAACCTGTGACGGTATTGATCGGACAGCGGATTAGAGCGACGCTCGAACTGGCGATAGCGTCGATTATTTTAACGTGGGCGATTGCCATTCCGCTGGGGATTATTGGCGCGGTAAATCAAAATAAATTTATCGATAAATTCTTACGCGTCCTTAGTTATACCGCTCAAGGATTTCCGAGTTTTGTAACTGCTTTATCGTTATTAATTGTCGCCCAAATTTGTTCGCCTCTGTTGCCTGTCGGTGGTAGAACCAGTATCAATCATCAAGAATTATCCGCGATCGGGCAATTGTTCGATATATTATGGCACATGATTTTACCGACGATCGCGCTAACGATTACTGGTTTTGCAGGTTTACAACGGATTACGCGCGGAGAATTACTCGATGTCTTGCGTCAAGACTATATTCAAACCGCTAGAGCTAAAGGATTGTCCGAAAATCGGGTGATTTACGTCCACGCACTGCGTAATGCAATCAATCCGTTAGTGACGCTGCTAGGGTTTGAATTTGCCAGTCTGTTGAGCGGTGCTTTTATTGCGGAGTTTTTCTTTAATTGGCCGGGACTTGGTAAACTAATTTTGGCAGCGGTAACGGCTAAAGATCTGTATTTGGTAATGGGTAGTCTGATGATTGGGGCGATTATGTTAATTATCGGTAACCTATTTGCAGATTTGCTGCTTAAATTTGTCGATCCGCGCATTAGATTGGCCGATCTTAAATGA
- a CDS encoding FAD-dependent oxidoreductase, whose amino-acid sequence MPIAADMAAKFPTDTFANLERVDKLWQNLRQGQISPREMVVSSDEFLKTIDVEIAIAGGTLGIILAAALQQRGIQVVVIERGELKGRVQEWNISRAELAVLLEMELLSEAELALAIATEYNPGRIAFPNTPDIWVRDVLNIGVDPVYLLATLKAKFLEGGGRLLEFTACDRVTIHPNGVEINTPTARLTSKLFIDAMGHFSPLAAQARAGAKPEGICLVVGSCATGFTRNETGDLFATITPIQNQCQYFWEAFPARDGRTTYLFTYMDAHPDRFSIEFLFSEYLKLLPTYQQVELADLNFLRCLFGCFPSYRDSPLQTPWSRVLLIGDSSGSQSPVSFGGFGALIRHLSRLTDGIEMAVRADALTNKDLQLLQPYQPNIAVTWMFQRAMSVPIYSQINPEQINNLLAAVFRSMNDLGDDVLRPFLQDVVQFTALSKTLGQTSISSLPAVLPIVPHVGVATLLDWLINYINLGMYTGLYPLSKIIAPLLTKLSPSQQYYYQQLLQAYRYGSGKDLDI is encoded by the coding sequence ATGCCGATCGCTGCTGACATGGCTGCCAAATTTCCTACCGATACTTTTGCAAATTTAGAGCGCGTCGATAAACTGTGGCAAAATTTGCGTCAGGGACAGATTTCGCCACGAGAAATGGTCGTTTCCAGCGATGAATTTTTAAAAACCATCGATGTGGAGATCGCGATCGCGGGTGGTACGCTGGGAATTATCTTGGCGGCTGCTCTCCAACAGCGAGGAATTCAGGTAGTCGTCATCGAGCGCGGAGAGTTGAAAGGGAGAGTGCAGGAGTGGAATATCTCGCGCGCCGAATTGGCGGTGCTGCTAGAGATGGAACTGCTATCTGAGGCTGAATTAGCACTCGCGATCGCCACAGAGTATAATCCAGGACGGATCGCTTTTCCGAATACGCCCGATATTTGGGTGCGAGATGTTTTAAATATCGGTGTAGATCCGGTATATTTACTCGCAACTCTCAAGGCCAAATTTTTAGAAGGTGGTGGGAGACTATTAGAATTTACCGCTTGCGATCGGGTTACAATTCACCCAAATGGGGTAGAAATTAATACCCCAACGGCGAGATTGACAAGTAAGTTGTTTATCGATGCCATGGGACATTTTTCCCCATTAGCCGCACAAGCTAGAGCGGGGGCAAAACCAGAGGGAATTTGTCTGGTAGTGGGTAGTTGCGCGACTGGCTTCACGCGTAATGAAACAGGCGATCTGTTTGCGACAATTACGCCCATTCAAAATCAGTGTCAATATTTTTGGGAGGCATTTCCCGCCCGCGATGGACGCACCACCTATCTATTCACTTATATGGATGCGCATCCCGATCGGTTTAGTATAGAATTTTTATTTAGTGAATATCTAAAATTATTACCCACGTATCAACAGGTCGAATTAGCCGATTTGAATTTTCTGCGGTGTCTATTTGGCTGCTTTCCATCCTATCGCGATAGTCCGCTCCAAACACCTTGGTCGCGGGTATTATTAATTGGTGATAGTAGTGGCAGTCAATCTCCTGTTAGTTTTGGCGGCTTTGGCGCACTGATTCGTCATTTGTCGCGACTGACTGATGGAATTGAAATGGCAGTGCGGGCGGATGCATTAACTAATAAAGATCTCCAATTACTACAACCATATCAACCAAATATTGCTGTAACTTGGATGTTTCAAAGAGCGATGAGCGTACCGATCTACAGTCAAATTAACCCGGAGCAAATTAACAACCTCTTAGCTGCTGTCTTTCGATCGATGAACGATCTCGGCGACGATGTGCTGCGCCCATTTCTTCAGGATGTCGTCCAGTTTACCGCTTTATCTAAAACATTAGGGCAAACTTCGATTTCTAGTTTACCAGCAGTATTACCGATCGTGCCTCATGTTGGAGTTGCCACACTCCTCGATTGGCTGATTAATTATATCAACTTAGGTATGTATACTGGACTTTATCCATTGAGTAAAATCATCGCACCATTATTAACTAAACTTTCACCATCGCAACAGTATTACTATCAGCAACTATTACAGGCTTACCGATATGGCTCCGGCAAAGACTTAGATATTTAG
- a CDS encoding DUF1574 family protein codes for MTEPTYLEPDRYDLSSPLIGFDSPLESSQTQPFEISPPDSTATNQLIFRSLTQILSPLGVKFKFSIQSLVPMSAAASSDSQEHTILQSPDLCFQALEYRLLIVCFSPTSLDSQLIAEPLARALRGIELQGFQEAIIQYSRFSALQSAPTSTQLADWRLRVDLTPPATKLSRWARWGDVQAITQLLNVALASADIQISTVLKNLTLQIFCTLKHERDGKFPAKKIVLDAIAPLLISLTPQGIQGATIYGVQLQPELGGQIESPPVWIHWLDLPALGDPKFSLTPIILASRGDEDALTFILERLLNPDLERFLDIGGVSLSLLHRHHLLHVMSEAPICPIQSQVATTVVKVLQQLALPGIKGVRVHGRISGYSISQWTYGVDFNLLPLELPPVVLERQFIPTPLLPKVGLSERISKYLVKTGIWKPQLTIDSTSQLAYQPRFQWQPSLLLFIAGLGCTIASNMAIESVMKSRQIVADAVVASPQLSFNNPLLEQKLAQYQLRCLQHGVPDVLIVGSSRAMRGIDPQVLRRSFFTNRPNLQIYNFGINGATAQVVDTILRQLLTPQQLPKLVIWADGARAFNSGRTDRTYETIATSDRYRQLARMLGFKNNTSTLFQAQSAFQTTYQAIDTAIDRRLASVSLAYNRRDTLKNWLRATVPEIEQLTDRDALNDVDLATMINERDIDFDGFLPLDLQFDPDTYYQKYTKVTGDNDGDYLNFQLHGNQDRALHQTIELLAASKVPLVFVNMPLSDLYLDKVRRQYETSFQQYMQQLMADGKLTFIDMADFSSKKYARFSDPSHLNKFGAIEVSKHLATAKGIKW; via the coding sequence TTGACCGAACCTACTTACCTCGAACCAGATCGCTACGATCTATCATCACCATTAATTGGCTTCGATTCGCCGCTTGAGAGCAGTCAAACACAGCCATTCGAGATCTCTCCACCAGACTCAACCGCGACAAATCAGCTCATTTTTCGATCGCTGACGCAGATTCTCAGTCCGCTGGGTGTCAAATTTAAGTTTTCGATCCAAAGTCTGGTGCCGATGTCAGCAGCGGCATCTAGCGATAGTCAAGAGCACACCATTTTACAGTCGCCAGATCTGTGCTTCCAAGCTCTAGAATATCGACTATTAATAGTATGTTTCTCCCCAACTAGTTTGGACTCCCAACTCATTGCCGAGCCACTAGCGAGGGCACTGCGCGGCATCGAGCTTCAAGGTTTCCAAGAGGCAATCATTCAATATTCGCGATTTTCGGCTCTCCAGTCCGCACCTACGAGTACTCAACTTGCCGACTGGCGACTGAGAGTCGATCTGACACCACCTGCCACTAAACTCAGCCGTTGGGCGCGCTGGGGCGACGTACAAGCAATAACCCAGTTACTTAATGTCGCGCTCGCATCAGCAGACATCCAAATTAGTACCGTCCTCAAAAATCTCACCTTACAGATTTTTTGTACCCTCAAACACGAGCGCGATGGCAAATTTCCTGCTAAAAAAATCGTGCTGGATGCAATCGCGCCGTTACTCATTTCACTGACTCCGCAAGGGATTCAAGGTGCGACAATTTATGGTGTCCAATTGCAGCCGGAACTTGGCGGGCAAATTGAATCGCCACCAGTCTGGATCCATTGGCTCGATTTACCTGCTTTAGGCGATCCGAAATTTTCGCTGACACCGATAATATTAGCCAGTCGCGGCGACGAAGATGCCCTAACTTTTATTTTGGAACGATTGCTCAATCCCGATTTAGAAAGGTTTTTGGATATCGGTGGTGTTAGTTTATCCCTGCTGCATCGCCATCATCTGCTCCACGTTATGAGCGAAGCTCCCATCTGCCCGATTCAGAGTCAAGTAGCAACCACTGTCGTTAAAGTATTGCAGCAATTGGCATTGCCGGGAATTAAAGGGGTCCGCGTTCACGGACGGATTTCAGGATACTCAATTTCGCAATGGACTTATGGGGTAGATTTCAATCTATTACCATTAGAATTGCCGCCAGTAGTACTCGAACGTCAATTCATCCCCACGCCATTACTGCCGAAAGTCGGTTTATCAGAAAGAATTAGTAAATATTTGGTAAAAACGGGGATCTGGAAACCACAGCTTACCATCGACAGCACCAGTCAACTAGCTTATCAACCACGCTTCCAGTGGCAACCATCGCTATTGTTATTTATAGCTGGCTTAGGATGCACGATTGCCAGTAATATGGCGATCGAATCTGTCATGAAAAGCCGCCAGATTGTGGCAGATGCGGTAGTGGCTAGCCCTCAACTATCATTTAATAACCCGCTACTCGAACAAAAACTCGCTCAATATCAATTACGCTGCTTGCAACATGGCGTACCCGATGTCTTGATCGTCGGTAGTTCGCGGGCAATGCGCGGCATCGATCCGCAAGTATTGCGTCGTAGCTTCTTTACCAATCGTCCCAATCTCCAGATTTATAACTTTGGTATTAATGGCGCAACCGCACAAGTCGTCGATACAATTTTGCGTCAATTATTGACACCCCAACAGTTACCAAAATTAGTAATCTGGGCAGATGGAGCCAGAGCATTTAATAGCGGGCGCACCGATCGCACTTATGAAACGATCGCCACATCCGATCGCTATCGCCAATTGGCGCGGATGTTAGGTTTTAAAAATAATACTTCCACACTTTTTCAAGCACAATCGGCTTTTCAAACTACTTATCAAGCGATCGATACGGCCATCGATCGCCGCTTGGCATCTGTTTCTTTGGCATACAATCGGCGCGATACTCTCAAAAATTGGCTGCGTGCTACAGTCCCAGAGATCGAACAGCTTACCGATCGAGACGCTCTCAATGATGTCGATCTGGCGACGATGATTAACGAGCGAGATATCGATTTTGACGGCTTTTTACCGCTCGATTTGCAATTCGACCCAGATACCTATTATCAGAAATATACCAAAGTAACTGGCGACAACGATGGTGATTATCTCAACTTTCAATTGCACGGAAATCAGGATCGAGCCTTGCACCAAACGATTGAGTTATTAGCAGCATCCAAAGTGCCCTTAGTATTTGTAAATATGCCATTATCAGATCTCTATCTAGATAAAGTTCGCCGTCAGTACGAAACTAGTTTTCAACAATATATGCAACAATTGATGGCCGATGGCAAACTTACGTTTATCGATATGGCCGATTTCTCGAGCAAAAAATACGCTCGCTTTTCCGACCCCAGCCATCTCAATAAATTTGGCGCGATCGAAGTCAGTAAGCATTTAGCCACAGCTAAAGGAATTAAATGGTAG